One Phenylobacterium hankyongense DNA segment encodes these proteins:
- a CDS encoding SDR family oxidoreductase: protein MADKAVIVVGAGDALGGAIARRFAREGYAAVVVRRNADQLEPLAQAIREAGGEAHPFGVDARKEDQVVDLFQRVEAEIAPVEACVFNIGANVRFPIAETTARVYFKVWEMAAFAGFLTGREAARRMTARGQGTILFTGATASLRGSDGFAAFAGAKHALRALAQSMARELGPKGVHVAHTIIDGAIDTAWIAENFPERYAAKAQDGILNPEHIADAYWMLHAQPRDAWTHELDLRPWMEAW from the coding sequence ATGGCGGACAAGGCGGTCATCGTGGTCGGGGCGGGGGACGCGCTGGGCGGGGCGATCGCCCGGCGGTTCGCGCGCGAGGGCTATGCGGCGGTCGTCGTGCGCCGCAACGCCGACCAGCTGGAGCCCCTGGCCCAGGCGATCCGCGAGGCCGGCGGCGAGGCCCACCCGTTCGGCGTCGACGCCCGGAAGGAAGACCAGGTGGTCGACCTGTTCCAACGGGTCGAGGCGGAGATCGCCCCGGTCGAGGCCTGCGTCTTCAACATCGGCGCGAACGTCCGCTTCCCGATCGCGGAGACCACGGCGCGGGTCTATTTCAAGGTCTGGGAGATGGCCGCCTTCGCGGGCTTCCTCACCGGCCGCGAGGCCGCCCGGCGGATGACGGCGCGCGGGCAGGGCACGATCCTGTTCACCGGGGCCACCGCCAGCCTGCGCGGCAGCGACGGCTTCGCCGCCTTCGCGGGCGCCAAGCACGCCCTGCGCGCGCTCGCCCAGAGCATGGCCCGCGAGCTGGGACCCAAGGGCGTGCACGTGGCCCACACCATCATCGACGGCGCCATCGACACCGCCTGGATCGCGGAGAACTTTCCGGAGCGCTATGCGGCGAAGGCGCAGGACGGCATTCTCAATCCCGAACACATCGCCGACGCCTACTGGATGCTGCACGCCCAGCCGCGCGACGCCTGGACCCACGAGCTGGATCTTCGGCCCTGGATGGAGGCCTGGTGA
- a CDS encoding 2-hydroxychromene-2-carboxylate isomerase, with protein sequence MTRHVEFLFDVGSPTSYLAHKRLPAVLRRTGAEAAYLPILLGGVFKATGNASPASIPAKGRWMDADLARFAAREGIGFVRNPYFPINTLHLMRGATGLIGDPRFMTYVDAVFDAMWRQPRNLGDPAEVASVLAPLGIGADEFRALVERDAVKARLKAATEAAVARGVFGAPTFFVGGEMFFGQDRLDFVEAALAAVPA encoded by the coding sequence ATGACCCGCCATGTCGAGTTCCTGTTCGACGTCGGCAGCCCCACGTCGTACCTGGCGCACAAGCGTCTGCCGGCCGTCCTGCGGCGCACGGGCGCCGAGGCTGCCTATCTCCCGATCCTGCTGGGCGGGGTGTTCAAGGCCACCGGCAATGCCTCGCCGGCGAGCATTCCCGCCAAGGGGCGGTGGATGGACGCGGACCTGGCGCGGTTCGCCGCCCGGGAGGGGATCGGGTTCGTGCGCAATCCCTACTTCCCGATCAACACCCTGCACCTGATGCGCGGCGCGACGGGCCTGATCGGGGACCCGCGGTTCATGACCTATGTGGACGCGGTGTTCGACGCCATGTGGCGCCAGCCCAGGAATCTCGGCGACCCTGCGGAGGTCGCCTCGGTGCTCGCGCCGCTCGGCATCGGGGCCGACGAGTTCCGGGCCCTGGTCGAGCGCGACGCGGTCAAGGCGCGGCTGAAGGCGGCCACGGAGGCCGCGGTGGCGCGCGGCGTGTTCGGCGCGCCAACATTTTTCGTCGGTGGGGAAATGTTCTTCGGCCAGGACCGTCTCGACTTCGTGGAAGCGGCTCTGGCGGCCGTTCCGGCCTGA
- the lon gene encoding endopeptidase La yields the protein MSEIKILPILPLRDIVVFPHQPVPLFVGREKSVRALEEAMRHDGKEILLATQKDKDDDDPSPEAIYDVGVVATVLQLLKLPDGTVKVLVEGRARAGIAKFTEQADFYEAEIAYVAEDGAGSAEAEALSRAVVEQFENYVKLNKKVPPEALAAIPQIDNPGELADRIASHLSVKISEKQQLLEVFNVVKRLEKVYALMEGEISVMQTEKKIRNRVKRQMEKTQREYYLNEQMKAIQRELGEQDDQRDELLELEKRIKKTKLSKEARAKADSELKKLRNMSPMSAESTVVRNYLDWLLSIPWGKGKQKPIDMQKAEDILNEDHYGLDKVKERILEYLAVQSRVGSLKGPILCLVGPPGVGKTSLGRSIAKATGREFVRVSLGGVRDEAEIRGHRRTYIGSMPGKVIQSMKKAKSTNAFFLLDEIDKMGSDYRGDPSSALLEVLDPAQNSTFADHYLEVDYDLSPVMFVTTANSLNMPQPLLDRMEIIRIPGYTEDEKVEIAKRHVLPKLTKDHGLKPEEFIVPEQAIHDLIRYYTRESGVRSLERELGNLARKTVRDMARENLLSITIDDERLAKYAGVRKFKYGEMDTEDQVGIITGLAYTDFGGDILTIEAVKMPGKGRMSITGNLKDVMKESISAANSYVRSRATKFGIEPPSFERTDVHIHVPDGATPKDGPSAGAAMATAIVSVLTGIPIRKDIAMTGEVTLRGRVTAIGGLKEKLLAALRSGVKVVLIPSENEKDLADIPDNVKQGMEIIPVSTMDEVLARALTRAPVPIEWSEKDQPVAVATEGDDVETVVTH from the coding sequence ATGTCCGAGATTAAGATCCTGCCTATCCTGCCGCTGCGGGACATCGTGGTCTTTCCGCACCAGCCGGTGCCTCTGTTCGTGGGCCGCGAAAAGTCCGTGCGCGCGCTTGAGGAAGCGATGCGCCACGACGGCAAGGAGATTCTGCTCGCCACCCAGAAGGACAAGGACGACGACGATCCCTCTCCCGAGGCGATCTACGACGTCGGCGTCGTGGCGACGGTCCTGCAACTGCTGAAGCTGCCCGACGGCACCGTGAAGGTGCTGGTGGAAGGCCGCGCGCGCGCCGGTATCGCCAAGTTCACCGAGCAGGCCGACTTCTATGAAGCCGAAATCGCCTACGTGGCCGAGGACGGCGCGGGCTCCGCGGAGGCCGAGGCGCTGTCGCGCGCGGTCGTCGAGCAGTTCGAAAACTATGTGAAGCTGAACAAGAAGGTGCCGCCCGAGGCGCTGGCTGCGATCCCGCAGATCGACAACCCGGGCGAGCTGGCCGACCGCATCGCCAGCCACCTGTCGGTGAAGATTTCCGAGAAGCAGCAGCTGCTGGAAGTCTTCAACGTCGTGAAGCGTCTGGAGAAGGTCTACGCCCTGATGGAGGGCGAGATCAGCGTCATGCAGACGGAGAAGAAGATCCGTAACCGCGTGAAGCGCCAGATGGAGAAGACGCAGCGCGAGTACTATCTGAACGAGCAGATGAAGGCGATCCAGCGCGAGCTGGGCGAGCAGGACGACCAGCGCGACGAACTGCTGGAGCTCGAAAAGCGCATCAAGAAGACCAAGCTGTCCAAGGAAGCGCGCGCCAAGGCCGACTCCGAGCTGAAGAAGCTGCGGAACATGAGCCCGATGTCGGCGGAATCGACCGTGGTCCGGAACTACCTGGACTGGCTGCTGTCGATCCCATGGGGCAAGGGCAAGCAGAAGCCCATCGACATGCAGAAGGCCGAGGACATCCTCAACGAGGATCACTACGGCCTCGACAAGGTCAAGGAACGGATCCTGGAGTACCTGGCGGTGCAGAGCCGCGTGGGTTCGCTGAAGGGCCCGATCCTGTGCCTGGTCGGCCCTCCCGGCGTCGGCAAGACCTCGCTCGGCCGCTCGATCGCCAAGGCCACGGGACGTGAGTTCGTCCGGGTGTCCCTGGGCGGCGTGCGGGACGAGGCCGAGATTCGCGGCCACCGCCGGACCTACATCGGCTCGATGCCCGGCAAGGTCATCCAGTCGATGAAGAAGGCCAAGTCGACCAACGCCTTCTTCCTGTTGGACGAGATCGACAAGATGGGCTCCGACTATCGCGGCGACCCGTCCTCGGCCCTGCTGGAAGTGCTGGACCCGGCGCAGAACTCCACCTTCGCCGACCACTACCTGGAGGTGGACTACGACCTGTCGCCGGTGATGTTCGTCACCACGGCCAACAGCCTGAACATGCCCCAGCCGCTGCTGGACCGCATGGAGATCATCCGCATCCCCGGCTACACCGAGGACGAGAAGGTGGAGATCGCCAAGCGTCACGTCCTGCCGAAGCTGACCAAGGACCATGGGCTGAAGCCGGAGGAGTTCATCGTTCCGGAGCAGGCGATCCATGACCTGATCCGCTACTACACGCGGGAATCCGGCGTCCGCTCGCTCGAGCGGGAGCTGGGCAACCTGGCGCGCAAGACGGTTCGGGACATGGCGCGCGAGAACCTGCTGTCGATCACCATCGACGACGAGCGGCTGGCCAAGTACGCGGGCGTCCGCAAGTTCAAGTACGGCGAGATGGACACCGAAGATCAGGTCGGGATCATCACCGGCCTGGCCTACACCGACTTCGGCGGCGACATCCTGACCATCGAAGCGGTCAAGATGCCCGGCAAGGGTCGGATGTCCATCACGGGCAACCTGAAGGACGTGATGAAGGAATCGATCTCGGCGGCGAACTCCTACGTTCGCAGCCGCGCCACGAAGTTCGGCATCGAACCGCCGAGCTTCGAGCGGACCGACGTCCACATCCACGTGCCGGACGGCGCCACTCCGAAGGACGGCCCCTCGGCCGGCGCCGCAATGGCCACGGCCATCGTCTCGGTGCTGACCGGCATCCCGATCCGCAAGGACATCGCCATGACCGGCGAGGTCACCCTGCGCGGCCGGGTGACGGCGATCGGCGGCCTGAAGGAGAAGCTGCTCGCGGCCCTGCGTTCCGGCGTCAAGGTCGTGCTGATCCCCTCGGAAAACGAGAAGGACCTGGCGGACATCCCGGACAACGTGAAGCAGGGGATGGAGATCATCCCGGTGTCCACGATGGACGAGGTGCTGGCGCGGGCCCTGACCCGGGCTCCGGTGCCCATCGAGTGGTCGGAGAAGGACCAGCCGGTGGCGGTGGCCACGGAAGGCGACGACGTCGAAACAGTCGTCACCCACTAG
- a CDS encoding HU family DNA-binding protein: MTKAELVAAMADKAGLNRAQAKVALDAFIASVSTSLKAGDEVRLVGFGSFVPVKRAAGTARNPRTGETVKRAASQTCRFRVGDALKNTLNA, translated from the coding sequence ATGACAAAGGCCGAACTCGTCGCCGCCATGGCCGACAAGGCGGGGCTGAACAGGGCGCAGGCCAAGGTCGCGCTCGACGCCTTCATCGCGTCGGTCTCCACCTCCCTGAAGGCCGGAGATGAGGTTCGCCTGGTGGGTTTCGGCAGCTTCGTGCCGGTCAAGCGCGCGGCCGGGACGGCGCGCAATCCGCGGACGGGCGAGACGGTGAAGCGGGCCGCCTCGCAGACCTGCCGGTTCCGGGTGGGCGACGCGCTGAAGAACACGCTGAACGCCTGA
- a CDS encoding YidB family protein: MIVAGLLLALAVKAARHYAPQPGQGAGEGRSFDPQRQPAQPAQTGGGLGGMGGAGLGGALGGLLGGGGLGNILGGLGGAGALGALISQFQQKGYGQQVNSWVGSGQNQPIAPNQLEDALGDDTVRQLEQQTGMPRQALLSDLSRTLPEAVHELTPASRVPTDDELQQIAGQAAAGH; encoded by the coding sequence GTGATCGTCGCCGGCCTGTTGCTGGCGCTGGCGGTGAAGGCCGCGCGCCACTATGCGCCGCAGCCCGGCCAGGGCGCCGGCGAAGGGCGCAGCTTCGATCCGCAACGACAGCCTGCGCAGCCGGCTCAGACCGGCGGCGGCCTGGGAGGTATGGGCGGCGCCGGCCTGGGCGGCGCTCTGGGCGGGCTGCTCGGCGGCGGTGGCCTTGGGAACATCCTCGGCGGCCTGGGCGGCGCCGGCGCGCTCGGCGCCCTGATCAGCCAGTTCCAGCAGAAGGGCTACGGACAGCAGGTGAACTCCTGGGTCGGCTCCGGCCAGAACCAGCCCATCGCCCCGAACCAGCTGGAGGACGCCCTCGGCGACGACACCGTGCGGCAACTGGAGCAACAGACCGGCATGCCCCGCCAAGCGCTGCTGTCGGACCTTTCGCGCACCCTGCCCGAGGCGGTGCACGAGCTGACCCCGGCCAGCCGTGTCCCGACCGACGACGAGTTGCAACAGATCGCCGGGCAGGCCGCCGCCGGCCACTGA